The Devosia sp. 1566 sequence CACTGTGCAGGGCCAAGCCAACGCCACCGAGGCGGGCGGGCTTTCGGGCAAGCCCTTGTTCAACCGCGCTACGCAACGCCTGGCCCAAACGCGCCAGCGTGTCGGCGATTTGCCCATCATCGGGGTCGGTGGCATTCATTCGCCGCAAACGGCTCTCGCCAAGTTCGAAGCGGGTGCCAATGCCGTCCAGCTTTATTCCGCGCTGGTGTTTGGCGGTCTGGACCTGCTCGACCGCATCAAGCAGGGCCTTGCCGCTGCCGTGCGCGCCCAGGGCAAAACCAATATAAGCGAGCTCGTCGGCACCCGTGTCGAGCACTGGGCTGGCGACGCCACCACCCCCTAGGCGGCGAACAAGCCGGCCTTGCGCCGCTCCAACGCCCACCAGTAAATCGCTCCGCGCGCCAAAAACCAGCAATGGAGCGCGGCCCACAATCCCCAATTGCCCCACAAGGGCTGCAGCACGGCGACTGCGGCCAAAAACACCACCAGCGACGCCACCATGCCATTGCGCATCAGCACATTGAGCGTCGTGCCCACCAGAATGCCGTCAAACACCACGGCCGGCATGAAGGTGACGGCGCAGAGCGCCGCCACGGGCAGGTAGAGCAGGGCATGCTGCTGCACTTCCGCATTGGTCGTCATGAGGCCAATGATCCAGGGTCCGCCGGCGAACCAGGCCAGGCCCAGCCCCGCCGCCAGCATGAAACCCCAGGCAAAGCTGAGCCGATAAGCCTGATCAAAGGCTGGCCGCCAATTGGCGCCGAGTGCTTTGCCGCTCAATTGCTCGGCCGCCTGCGCGATGCCATCCAGAAAATACCCGGCCACCATGAGGAGGTTCAGCAACAAGGCATTGCCTGATAGCGCCACCTCGCCCATGCGCGTGCCCTGCGCCGCAAACCACGCATAGGCGCCCATCAGCGCCATGGACCGGATCATCAGATCCCGGCTCAGGCCGAACATGCGCTTCAGGCCCTTCGGATCGAGCAGCTCGGTCAGTGGCACAAGGTGAGCGATCCGGCCCAAGCCGCCGAAATGGCGCACCAGCAGCCCCAGCCCAAGCAGGGCCGCGACCGCTTGGCCGATCACCGTGGCCCAGGCCGCGCCCGGCACGCCCCAGCCCAAGCCATGCACGAACCAGATGCTGAGTACGATATCGATGCCATGGAGCAGCATTTGCAGCATCATGCCGGTGGTGGCCTGCGCCCGGCCGTAAAACCACCCCAGCAGCGCATAGTTCAACAGCGCAAAGGGCGCCGCCCAGATGCGAACGGCAAAATACTCGCCCATTGCAGCGGATACTCCCGCTTCGGGGGCAAGCAAGCGATTGCTCAGCCACAAGATTGGTCCGGCGAAGGCGATCATCGCGATGCCGATCAGCACCGCGAGCATGATGGCCCGGCTGGCATGCACCAGCCCACCATTGGCCTCACGCGCGCCAACCGCCTGGGCGGTCAACCCGGCCGTGCCGATGCGCAGGAAATAAGCCAAGGAAAACAGCACATCGAACAGCAGTGCGGCCAGAACCAGCCCGCCCAGCAGGCTCGCATCGCCCAGCCGCCCGATTACCGTGATATCAACCAGCCCCAC is a genomic window containing:
- a CDS encoding MATE family efflux transporter, whose protein sequence is MTTTTPLRPQYPFVVRHGDVWKIALPASLAFITEPIVGLVDITVIGRLGDASLLGGLVLAALLFDVLFSLAYFLRIGTAGLTAQAVGAREANGGLVHASRAIMLAVLIGIAMIAFAGPILWLSNRLLAPEAGVSAAMGEYFAVRIWAAPFALLNYALLGWFYGRAQATTGMMLQMLLHGIDIVLSIWFVHGLGWGVPGAAWATVIGQAVAALLGLGLLVRHFGGLGRIAHLVPLTELLDPKGLKRMFGLSRDLMIRSMALMGAYAWFAAQGTRMGEVALSGNALLLNLLMVAGYFLDGIAQAAEQLSGKALGANWRPAFDQAYRLSFAWGFMLAAGLGLAWFAGGPWIIGLMTTNAEVQQHALLYLPVAALCAVTFMPAVVFDGILVGTTLNVLMRNGMVASLVVFLAAVAVLQPLWGNWGLWAALHCWFLARGAIYWWALERRKAGLFAA